TTTTCTCTTTTATCTTTATCCGCTAAAAGCTTAGAAAGTTCGTTTCTTTTAGAACGCAGCTCTTCAACTTGCTGCAAAATATTTCTGTATTCTTCATCCAGTTTTAAAACTTCTTTTACATCAATAATAACGCCTTTTACTTTGGCGCCTTTTTCAACTTCTTTTGGATTTTCGCGTATGTAATTTATATCCAGCATAATTGTTTCGGCTCCGCCTCACGAAAAGTATAAAGTATACAGTATTTAGTATACAGGGGTGCTTTATAATTAGCTTTGCTTAATACTATATACTAAATACTGTATACTTGAACGAGCGTGGAGCGCGAGTTCTAAGCTCGCGAAGCGAGCTTTAATAATATGAATCTACATAAAACTGAGCGCCTTCCAAAGCAAAATCATCAGCCTCTGCCTGTTCATCAAACTCCCTCTCCCAACTCATGGGCATTTCGGAATTTTGAGCTTCATCCATGGGCACTATTAAAACGCTTGGAACCCATTTTCCGCTTTCATCGTCCTGATACGACTGAGATGTTATTTTATAACCTTTGTATTCTATTTCTTCTGCCATGATGTTAGTTAAGTTTTAGTATAAAATTACTTATTCCACCATTACCCCCTCAAGCGGATATCCTGCCTCTTTCCAGCCGGCAAGTCCGTCCTCAAAATCCGCCACATTTGTGTACCCCTCCTCTACCAGCTTGCGCGCTGCAGAAGGAGATGCCTGACATGTTGCGGATGAGCAGTGTACTATTATTTCCTTATCTTTGTCCCCTTCTGTAACTTTTTCCATTCTTTCAACAAACCCGCTTTCGTGTACATCTACATTAACTGAGCCCGGAATGCGCATGCCTTCAAAAGAGGATGCTGAAAGCACATTAACCAAAAGAAAATCCTCTTTGGAATCAAGCTTGTTTTTAAGTTCTTGCGCGGAAACTATTTTATAATCAGCCATAAATAAAAAGTGTATTAATTTTATATACTCAGTATAAA
The Candidatus Spechtbacterales bacterium genome window above contains:
- a CDS encoding rhodanese-like domain-containing protein, producing MADYKIVSAQELKNKLDSKEDFLLVNVLSASSFEGMRIPGSVNVDVHESGFVERMEKVTEGDKDKEIIVHCSSATCQASPSAARKLVEEGYTNVADFEDGLAGWKEAGYPLEGVMVE